A stretch of the Aricia agestis chromosome 15, ilAriAges1.1, whole genome shotgun sequence genome encodes the following:
- the LOC121734448 gene encoding extensin-like, protein MRDDNKNFSVQGITLLYTLLACTAAALAFLNECPPEQESNWQIEQLLRHEDCNKFYKCTFGQPVEYKCYGDLYFNLETWQCDWPQNVDCEGRNIPDPTTTAAPSTLEPTTVKPTTPQPTTPEPTTPEPTTPKPTTPEPTTPEPTTPEPTTPKPTTPEPTTPEPTTPKPTTPEPTTPEPTTPEPTTPEPTTPEPTTPEPTTPKPTTPEPTTPEPTTPKPTTPKPTTPEPTTPEPTTPKPTTPEPTIPEMEFLPNGCPVDPHIHWLLPHETDCELFYYCVWGELVLRECAPGGLHFNRVLQVCDWPQNAGCTTALNKHLDARRTFLSLI, encoded by the exons ATGAGAG atGATAATAAAAACTTCTCTGTTCAAGGTATCACATTATTGTACACCCTGCTCGCTTGCACGGCGGCAGCACTCGCGTTTCTGAACGAATGTCCGCCAGAACAGGAGTCCAACTGGCAAATTGAGCAGCTCCTACGCCACGAGGATTGCAACAAGTTCTACAAGTGCACGTTCGGTCAACCAGTTGAATACAAATGCTACGGTGATCTCTACTTCAACTTGGAAACTTGGCAGTGCGATTGGCCCCAGAATGTCGATTGCGAGGGCAGAAATATCCCGGACCCGACGACCACCGCCGCGCCGAGCACATTAGAGCCAACAACGGTGAAACCGACAACGCCACAACCGACCACACCGGAACCCACGACACCGGAGCCAACTACTCCAAAGCCGACAACACCAGAACCAACAACCCCTGAGCCTACAACGCCAGAACCTACTACCCCTAAACCTACAACACCAGAACCCACTACCCCCGAGCCTACAACTCCCAAACCGACTACTCCAGAACCCACGACCCCTGAACCAACAACACCAGAACCAACAACCCCTGAACCTACAACACCAGAACCTACTACCCCTGAGCCTACAACTCCCAAACCAACTACTCCAGAACCCACTACCCCTGAGCCAACAACCCCTAAACCAACTACTCCCAAACCAACAACCCCAGAACCTACCACCCCAGAACCAACTACTCCAAAACCGACCACCCCAGAACCGACTATCCCAGAAATGGAATTTTTACCAAACGGATGTCCTGTAGATCCCCACATCCATTGGCTACTTCCTCACGAGACAGACTGTGAGCTGTTCTACTACTGCGTCTGGGGCGAGCTAGTTCTCAGGGAATGTGCGCCAGGAGGTCTCCACTTCAACAGAGTACTACAG gtatgCGACTGGCCCCAAAATGCCGGTTGCACGACCGCCCTCAACAAGCACTTGGACGCGAGACGCACTTTTCTCTCTCTAATATAA